In a genomic window of Halalkalicoccus sp. CG83:
- a CDS encoding DUF5789 family protein, producing the protein MSERDPDRDPQRSARERQRERAEAAESAAAGEFGEMLSDHKFPTTSEELAVDYGDEPIDMANETESMGSVLDRLEGERFESIQEVEEAVSNELTGSEAGPEEYNDERDLTELEDEVPEEEERDQPQGPL; encoded by the coding sequence ATGAGCGAACGTGACCCGGATCGCGATCCTCAACGCAGCGCGCGGGAACGCCAGCGCGAGCGTGCCGAGGCGGCCGAATCGGCCGCGGCAGGCGAGTTCGGGGAGATGCTCTCGGATCACAAGTTCCCGACGACGAGCGAGGAACTGGCGGTCGACTACGGCGACGAGCCGATCGACATGGCAAACGAGACCGAGTCGATGGGGAGCGTCCTCGACCGCCTCGAGGGCGAGCGCTTCGAGAGCATCCAGGAAGTCGAGGAGGCAGTCTCGAACGAGCTCACGGGGAGCGAGGCCGGCCCCGAGGAGTACAACGACGAACGCGACCTGACGGAGCTCGAGGACGAGGTCCCGGAGGAGGAAGAGCGCGACCAGCCCCAGGGTCCGCTGTAG
- the cgi121 gene encoding KEOPS complex subunit Cgi121: protein METTTGTAEIGNLDAFLDELDRIGRATDCAIQALDARYVAGPEQLERAVALANRSFERGENVARERGVEILLYAAGRRQINRAFEIGVSEGAREIVLVADGENEKRAVEALEELLDGGGWEPGERADAERISEFYGITDVERAATDASLCDLVCERVALLEVEK from the coding sequence GTGGAGACGACGACCGGTACGGCCGAAATCGGGAACCTCGATGCCTTTCTCGATGAGCTGGATCGGATCGGGCGGGCGACCGACTGTGCGATCCAGGCGCTGGACGCGCGCTACGTCGCCGGCCCCGAACAGCTCGAACGCGCCGTCGCACTCGCGAATCGGTCGTTCGAGCGCGGCGAGAACGTCGCCCGGGAGCGAGGCGTCGAGATCCTGCTGTACGCCGCGGGGCGCCGTCAGATCAACCGCGCCTTCGAGATCGGCGTGAGCGAGGGGGCCCGTGAGATCGTGCTCGTCGCGGACGGCGAGAACGAGAAACGCGCGGTCGAAGCGCTCGAGGAGCTGCTCGACGGCGGAGGCTGGGAGCCCGGCGAGCGGGCCGACGCCGAACGAATCAGCGAGTTCTACGGGATCACCGACGTCGAACGCGCGGCGACCGACGCCTCGTTGTGCGACCTGGTCTGTGAGCGTGTCGCGCTGCTCGAGGTCGAGAAGTAA